In Nicotiana tabacum cultivar K326 chromosome 17, ASM71507v2, whole genome shotgun sequence, one DNA window encodes the following:
- the LOC107829967 gene encoding HMG1/2-like protein — protein sequence MKGGKSKAGADSKLGVRKKATETKKAKKAAKDPNKPKRPPSAFFVFMEEFRKTYKEKHPNNKSVAAVGKAGGDAWKKLSEAEKAPYQAKAEKRKAEYQKNMDAYNRKQAGDAEEDESDKSKSEVHDDDDEDDDGSEEEEDDD from the exons ATGAAAGGAGGTAAATCTAAGGCTGGAGCTGATTCCAA GCTCGGAGTAAGGAAGAAGGCTACCGAGACGAAGAAAGCGAAGAAAGCTGCGAAGGATCCAAACAAGCCTAAGAGGCCTCCAAGTGCCTTCTTCGTTTTCAT GGAGGAGTTCAGGAAGACGTACAAGGAAAAGCACCCAAACAACAAATCTGTTGCCGCT GTTGGTAAAGCTGGTGGAGACGCGTGGAAAAAATTGTCAGAGGCT GAGAAAGCACCTTACCAGGCAAAGGCTGAGAAAAGAAAGGCTGAATACCAAAAGAACATGGATGCCTATAACAGAAAACAG GCTGGTGATGCTGAAGAGGATGAATCAGACAAGTCAAAGTCTGAGGttcatgatgatgatgacgaggaCGATGATGGAAGCGAAGAG GAGGAGGACGATGATTAA
- the LOC107829965 gene encoding uncharacterized protein LOC107829965 isoform X1, with protein MSMLKKLVEKASFVKKPGGYSDGLKPEHINPRCVYHYGIPSGSVLSAYDSIQKIVALATKDGRIKLFGKDSTQALLVSSDTVSSKLLQFMENQGLLININSNNRIEVWDVEQRYLCNVQDFDREITSFTILQQTSYLFLGDSSGHVSIMKVVKASCNIEKMEYCIPFSASHGLSNEVAGDNAVAHILPQPAAESKRVAIVYKDGVIILWAIRESKAIFITGGCPLHSMGNETKKATTACWCCPYGSKLVVGYSNGEIFIWSIPATSNSSTDQELEEVPSGTQSAPICKLNLGYKLDKIPIAKLIWAYAEGKASRLYVMGSPDCQAANLLQVVLLNEHTESRTIKLGLHPPESCLNMEIISSFPALRKNINSSLLLVSKSGQIYTYDDSLIERYLLQYQSRSPPSLPREVRVKLPLVDSSITIAKFVVNNPYMLFSMDQDYSSLIKDSIPLFPFERAQKDGTGPNSTQFSKAKNVFVSGHDNGAINFWDVSCPNPLPIVSLTQQSEDNLSLSGIPLTALCLTSDLHILISGDQSGTVRIYKFKTEFFAPDTSFLSFQVGSKKGSNPIQSVKLVKVNGAVLSISTSQDSKYFAVGSDQGYVVLIDSDSKTMLYQTHIASEICAGVISMQFNTCSLHGFDKNILVVATKDSSVLALETETGNILSPSMVHPKKPSRALFMQILDGQELSGRGLSISDGIDMIKGNSDNSASKQPVVLLCSEKALYVYSLLHIVQGIKKVYYKKKFHSSLCCWASTFETPEPGLMLLFSNGKIEIRSLPELSLLKETSVRGLILSPPKANSIADHSICASKNGELIVVDTDQEMFFVSVPLQNDTFRFLDFASQVYDRNLVVEPGQIPAPIIHKEKKKGILGSVFKDAKGNKANNVPDAGVENARASIEEMSAMFSVANFPSNTQSEEKLGSNEKDADLDIDDIEIEDPGEKQKSNPMVAALNKQNITNTFQALKGKFMHMKVKNNKAPTNDAPQDDKADSVDQIKKRYGYTSGEPSAAEAAKSKLSENLKKLQGINIRSAEMQDTAKSFSSMAKEVLRYAGNDKANS; from the exons aTGAGTATGTTGAAGAAGCTTGTCGAGAAGGCTTCTTTTGTTAAGAAG CCTGGGGGATATTCAGATGGTCTGAAACCTGAACACATAAATCCCCGCTGTGTTTATCATTATGGCATCCCATCAGGATCTGTGCTATCAGCTTATGACTCCATTCAGAAAATTGTTGCTCTTGCTACCAA AGATGGACGGATCAAATTATTTGGGAAAGATAGCACACAAGCTCTGCTGGTATCGTCAGATACCGTGTCGAGCAAACTTTTGCAG TTTATGGAGAACCAAGGCCTCCTCATTAACATTAACTCCAATAATCGAATAGAG GTCTGGGATGTAGAGCAGAGGTATTTGTGTAATGTTCAAGACTTCGACCGGGAAATCACTTCTTTTACAATCCTACAGCAGACTTCCTACCT GTTCCTTGGAGATTCATCAGGACATGTTTCAATTATGAAGGTTGTTAAAGCATCCTGTAATATAGAGAAAATGGAATATTGCATTCCTTTTTCAGCATCGCATG GCCTATCAAATGAAGTAGCAGGGGACAACGCTGTAGCCCATATACTGCCTCAACCTGCTGCAGAAAGTAAGAG GGTGGCTATTGTTTACAAAGATGGTGTTATAATACTATGGGCAATTCGAGAGAGCAAAGCAATCTTTATAACTGGGGGGTGTCCTTTGCATTCTATGGGTAACGAGACAAAAAAAGCAACCACAGCGTGTTGGTGCTGCCCTTATGGAAGTAAACTAGTTGTTGGATACAGCAACGGGGAGATATTCATCTGGAGTATTCCAGCCACTTCAAATTCAAGCACAGATCAAGAACTTGAGGAAGTGCCTAGTGGAACTCAAAGTGCCCCTATTTGTAAACTGAATCTTGGATATAAATTAGACAAAATCCCTATAGCAAAATTAATATGGGCCTATGCAGAAGGAAAAGCAAGTCGATTATATGTTATGGGCTCCCCAGATTGTCAAGCAGCAAATTTGCTACAG GTAGTTCTACTAAATGAGCACACTGAATCTCGCACAATTAAGTTGGGACTTCACCCTCCCGAGTCTTGTCTGAACATGGAGATTATATCAAGCTTTCCTGCATTGAGAAAGAACATTAACAGTTCGTTACTTTTGGTATCAAAGTCTGGCCAAATTTACACATATGATGATTCTTTGATTGAAAGGTACCTATTACAGTACCAGTCTAGGTCACCACCATCACTTCCAAGGGAAGTGAGGGTGAAGCTCCCACTTGTTGATTCAAGCATCACCATTGCAAAATTTGTAGTAAACAATCCCTACATGTTGTTTTCCATGGATCAG GACTATAGTAGCCTGATAAAAGATAGTATACCTCTTTTTCCATTTGAGAGGGCACAAAAAGATGGAACTGGTCCAAATTCAACTCAATTTTCCAAGGCCAAAAATGTATTCGTAAGTGGACACGATAATGGAGCCATAAACTTTTGGGATGTCTCATGCCCAAATCCACTTCCTATTGTTTCACTAACTCAGCAG AGTGAGGACAACCTATCCTTAAGTGGTATACCATTAACGGCGTTGTGTCTTACCTCTGACTTACATATCCTCATCTCTGGTGATCAAAGTGGAACG GTACGTATCTATAAGTTCAAAACTGAGTTTTTTGCCCCCGACACCAGTTTTCTGTCTTTTCAAG TAGGTTCAAAGAAAGGAAGCAACCCAATCCAGAGTGTCAAGCTTGTTAAGGTTAATGGAGCTGTACTTTCTATAAGCACCAGCCAGGATTCTAAGTATTTTGCTGTTGGCTCTGACCAAGGATAT GTAGTATTAATTGATTCCGACAGCAAAACCATGCTGTATCAAACACATATTGCCAGTGAAATCTGCGCTGGTGTCATCTCTATGCAGTTCAACACGTGCAGCTTGCATGGATTCGACAAGAATATCTTAGTGGTAGCGACAAAAGATTCATCAGTGTTGGCCCTTGAGACAGAAACAGGAAACATACTAAGCCCTTCCATGGTCCATCCAAAGAAACCCTCCAGAGCTTTATTTATGCAGATTTTGG ATGGACAAGAACTGTCCGGTCGAGGATTAAGCATTTCAGATGGTATAGACATGATTAAGGGGAATTCGGATAATAGTGCATCAAAGCAACCAGTAGTATTGCTCTGTTCTGAAAAAGCTTTGTATGTGTATTCCTTATTGCATATTGTTCAG GGTATTAAGAAAGTATACTACAAAAAGAAGTTCCATTCATCTCTGTGTTGCTGGGCATCAACATTTGAGACACCTGAGCCTGGCCTTATGCTTCTCTTCTCCAACGGAAAAATTGAGATTAG GTCTCTCCCAGAGTTGTCCCTTTTAAAGGAAACTTCAGTTAGAGGCCTCATACTTTCGCCGCCAAAGGCAAACTCCATTGCTGACCATTCGATATGCGCTTCAAAAAATGGTGAACTCATAGTG GTTGACACGGATCAAGAAATGTTCTTCGTCTCAGTTCCCTTGCAAAATGATACTTTCAG GTTCCTGGACTTTGCTTCCCAAGTTTACGATAGAAATCTAGTGGTTGAACCAGGGCAGATCCCTGCACCCATCAtccacaaagaaaagaaaaag GGAATTCTTGGATCTGTTTTCAAAGATGCCAAGGGAAACAAGGCAAACAATGTGCCTGATGCCGGAGTTGAAAATGCAAGAGCAAGTATTGAAGAGATGTCCGCAATGTTTTCAGTTGCCAACTTTCCATCAAATACACAAAGCGAAGAGAAGTTAGGCAGCAATGAAAAGGATGCTGACTTGGATATAG ATGACATTGAAATTGAAGATCCAGGAGAGAAACAGAAGTCAAATCCAATGGTAGCAGCATTAAACAAGCAGAACATTACAAATACATTTCAAGCTCTGAAAG GAAAATTTATGCACATGAAGGTAAAAAATAATAAAGCCCCGACAAATGATGCACCACAAGATGACAAGGCAGATAGTGTTGATCAAATTAAGAAAAGATATGGATACACTTCTGGT GAACCCAGTGCTGCAGAGGCAGCAAAGTCAAAGCTCAGTGAAAATCTGAAGAAGTTGCAG GGCATCAACATAAGAAGTGCTGAGATGCAGGACACAGCTAAATCCTTTTCTTCCATGGCTAAAGAGGTGTTGCGATATGCTGGAAATGACAAAGCAAACTCATGA
- the LOC107829965 gene encoding uncharacterized protein LOC107829965 isoform X2 yields the protein MSMLKKLVEKASFVKKPGGYSDGLKPEHINPRCVYHYGIPSGSVLSAYDSIQKIVALATKDGRIKLFGKDSTQALLVSSDTVSSKLLQFMENQGLLININSNNRIEVWDVEQRYLCNVQDFDREITSFTILQQTSYLFLGDSSGHVSIMKVVKASCNIEKMEYCIPFSASHGLSNEVAGDNAVAHILPQPAAESKRVAIVYKDGVIILWAIRESKAIFITGGCPLHSMGNETKKATTACWCCPYGSKLVVGYSNGEIFIWSIPATSNSSTDQELEEVPSGTQSAPICKLNLGYKLDKIPIAKLIWAYAEGKASRLYVMGSPDCQAANLLQVVLLNEHTESRTIKLGLHPPESCLNMEIISSFPALRKNINSSLLLVSKSGQIYTYDDSLIERYLLQYQSRSPPSLPREVRVKLPLVDSSITIAKFVVNNPYMLFSMDQDYSSLIKDSIPLFPFERAQKDGTGPNSTQFSKAKNVFVSGHDNGAINFWDVSCPNPLPIVSLTQQSEDNLSLSGIPLTALCLTSDLHILISGDQSGTVRIYKFKTEFFAPDTSFLSFQGSKKGSNPIQSVKLVKVNGAVLSISTSQDSKYFAVGSDQGYVVLIDSDSKTMLYQTHIASEICAGVISMQFNTCSLHGFDKNILVVATKDSSVLALETETGNILSPSMVHPKKPSRALFMQILDGQELSGRGLSISDGIDMIKGNSDNSASKQPVVLLCSEKALYVYSLLHIVQGIKKVYYKKKFHSSLCCWASTFETPEPGLMLLFSNGKIEIRSLPELSLLKETSVRGLILSPPKANSIADHSICASKNGELIVVDTDQEMFFVSVPLQNDTFRFLDFASQVYDRNLVVEPGQIPAPIIHKEKKKGILGSVFKDAKGNKANNVPDAGVENARASIEEMSAMFSVANFPSNTQSEEKLGSNEKDADLDIDDIEIEDPGEKQKSNPMVAALNKQNITNTFQALKGKFMHMKVKNNKAPTNDAPQDDKADSVDQIKKRYGYTSGEPSAAEAAKSKLSENLKKLQGINIRSAEMQDTAKSFSSMAKEVLRYAGNDKANS from the exons aTGAGTATGTTGAAGAAGCTTGTCGAGAAGGCTTCTTTTGTTAAGAAG CCTGGGGGATATTCAGATGGTCTGAAACCTGAACACATAAATCCCCGCTGTGTTTATCATTATGGCATCCCATCAGGATCTGTGCTATCAGCTTATGACTCCATTCAGAAAATTGTTGCTCTTGCTACCAA AGATGGACGGATCAAATTATTTGGGAAAGATAGCACACAAGCTCTGCTGGTATCGTCAGATACCGTGTCGAGCAAACTTTTGCAG TTTATGGAGAACCAAGGCCTCCTCATTAACATTAACTCCAATAATCGAATAGAG GTCTGGGATGTAGAGCAGAGGTATTTGTGTAATGTTCAAGACTTCGACCGGGAAATCACTTCTTTTACAATCCTACAGCAGACTTCCTACCT GTTCCTTGGAGATTCATCAGGACATGTTTCAATTATGAAGGTTGTTAAAGCATCCTGTAATATAGAGAAAATGGAATATTGCATTCCTTTTTCAGCATCGCATG GCCTATCAAATGAAGTAGCAGGGGACAACGCTGTAGCCCATATACTGCCTCAACCTGCTGCAGAAAGTAAGAG GGTGGCTATTGTTTACAAAGATGGTGTTATAATACTATGGGCAATTCGAGAGAGCAAAGCAATCTTTATAACTGGGGGGTGTCCTTTGCATTCTATGGGTAACGAGACAAAAAAAGCAACCACAGCGTGTTGGTGCTGCCCTTATGGAAGTAAACTAGTTGTTGGATACAGCAACGGGGAGATATTCATCTGGAGTATTCCAGCCACTTCAAATTCAAGCACAGATCAAGAACTTGAGGAAGTGCCTAGTGGAACTCAAAGTGCCCCTATTTGTAAACTGAATCTTGGATATAAATTAGACAAAATCCCTATAGCAAAATTAATATGGGCCTATGCAGAAGGAAAAGCAAGTCGATTATATGTTATGGGCTCCCCAGATTGTCAAGCAGCAAATTTGCTACAG GTAGTTCTACTAAATGAGCACACTGAATCTCGCACAATTAAGTTGGGACTTCACCCTCCCGAGTCTTGTCTGAACATGGAGATTATATCAAGCTTTCCTGCATTGAGAAAGAACATTAACAGTTCGTTACTTTTGGTATCAAAGTCTGGCCAAATTTACACATATGATGATTCTTTGATTGAAAGGTACCTATTACAGTACCAGTCTAGGTCACCACCATCACTTCCAAGGGAAGTGAGGGTGAAGCTCCCACTTGTTGATTCAAGCATCACCATTGCAAAATTTGTAGTAAACAATCCCTACATGTTGTTTTCCATGGATCAG GACTATAGTAGCCTGATAAAAGATAGTATACCTCTTTTTCCATTTGAGAGGGCACAAAAAGATGGAACTGGTCCAAATTCAACTCAATTTTCCAAGGCCAAAAATGTATTCGTAAGTGGACACGATAATGGAGCCATAAACTTTTGGGATGTCTCATGCCCAAATCCACTTCCTATTGTTTCACTAACTCAGCAG AGTGAGGACAACCTATCCTTAAGTGGTATACCATTAACGGCGTTGTGTCTTACCTCTGACTTACATATCCTCATCTCTGGTGATCAAAGTGGAACG GTACGTATCTATAAGTTCAAAACTGAGTTTTTTGCCCCCGACACCAGTTTTCTGTCTTTTCAAG GTTCAAAGAAAGGAAGCAACCCAATCCAGAGTGTCAAGCTTGTTAAGGTTAATGGAGCTGTACTTTCTATAAGCACCAGCCAGGATTCTAAGTATTTTGCTGTTGGCTCTGACCAAGGATAT GTAGTATTAATTGATTCCGACAGCAAAACCATGCTGTATCAAACACATATTGCCAGTGAAATCTGCGCTGGTGTCATCTCTATGCAGTTCAACACGTGCAGCTTGCATGGATTCGACAAGAATATCTTAGTGGTAGCGACAAAAGATTCATCAGTGTTGGCCCTTGAGACAGAAACAGGAAACATACTAAGCCCTTCCATGGTCCATCCAAAGAAACCCTCCAGAGCTTTATTTATGCAGATTTTGG ATGGACAAGAACTGTCCGGTCGAGGATTAAGCATTTCAGATGGTATAGACATGATTAAGGGGAATTCGGATAATAGTGCATCAAAGCAACCAGTAGTATTGCTCTGTTCTGAAAAAGCTTTGTATGTGTATTCCTTATTGCATATTGTTCAG GGTATTAAGAAAGTATACTACAAAAAGAAGTTCCATTCATCTCTGTGTTGCTGGGCATCAACATTTGAGACACCTGAGCCTGGCCTTATGCTTCTCTTCTCCAACGGAAAAATTGAGATTAG GTCTCTCCCAGAGTTGTCCCTTTTAAAGGAAACTTCAGTTAGAGGCCTCATACTTTCGCCGCCAAAGGCAAACTCCATTGCTGACCATTCGATATGCGCTTCAAAAAATGGTGAACTCATAGTG GTTGACACGGATCAAGAAATGTTCTTCGTCTCAGTTCCCTTGCAAAATGATACTTTCAG GTTCCTGGACTTTGCTTCCCAAGTTTACGATAGAAATCTAGTGGTTGAACCAGGGCAGATCCCTGCACCCATCAtccacaaagaaaagaaaaag GGAATTCTTGGATCTGTTTTCAAAGATGCCAAGGGAAACAAGGCAAACAATGTGCCTGATGCCGGAGTTGAAAATGCAAGAGCAAGTATTGAAGAGATGTCCGCAATGTTTTCAGTTGCCAACTTTCCATCAAATACACAAAGCGAAGAGAAGTTAGGCAGCAATGAAAAGGATGCTGACTTGGATATAG ATGACATTGAAATTGAAGATCCAGGAGAGAAACAGAAGTCAAATCCAATGGTAGCAGCATTAAACAAGCAGAACATTACAAATACATTTCAAGCTCTGAAAG GAAAATTTATGCACATGAAGGTAAAAAATAATAAAGCCCCGACAAATGATGCACCACAAGATGACAAGGCAGATAGTGTTGATCAAATTAAGAAAAGATATGGATACACTTCTGGT GAACCCAGTGCTGCAGAGGCAGCAAAGTCAAAGCTCAGTGAAAATCTGAAGAAGTTGCAG GGCATCAACATAAGAAGTGCTGAGATGCAGGACACAGCTAAATCCTTTTCTTCCATGGCTAAAGAGGTGTTGCGATATGCTGGAAATGACAAAGCAAACTCATGA